A region of Pseudarthrobacter sp. NIBRBAC000502770 DNA encodes the following proteins:
- a CDS encoding PqqD family protein has protein sequence MVWKRGGLVAEVCTEPRARVALLHLDANQPVVLEGPAAVIWDLIDGQRSERDIFAELEATFEDHSGQMQAQVEGFLASLEAQRLIEAASGTSH, from the coding sequence ATGGTCTGGAAACGCGGCGGACTGGTCGCAGAGGTTTGTACAGAACCCCGGGCCCGCGTCGCCCTGCTGCACCTCGACGCAAACCAGCCAGTGGTTCTCGAGGGGCCGGCGGCGGTCATCTGGGACCTCATTGATGGCCAGCGGAGCGAGCGGGACATCTTCGCCGAGCTGGAGGCCACCTTCGAGGACCACTCAGGCCAGATGCAGGCGCAGGTGGAAGGCTTCCTGGCAAGCCTCGAAGCGCAGCGCCTGATCGAGGCTGCCTCCGGCACTTCACACTAA
- a CDS encoding enoyl-CoA hydratase/isomerase family protein produces MISLSISNGIAEVVLDAPHKLNSLDEQALRDLAQAYDDAAAAASRGEVRALLLRGEGRAFCAGRDIAEVTPENDDAAAYLGGLVEPLLKKMASFPAPTFAAAQGACLGVGLGLLLATDVVYVAENAKFGSPFAKLGATLDSGGHWYFTERLGMHRTLDLIYTADLISGAEAVAQGMFSRAMPAADLLESTRAIVSRVAGGATGAFVASKELVAHIRDQRLGLWQAMQEENDEQARLCKTEDYAEGFRAFQEKREPKFTGSLS; encoded by the coding sequence ATGATTTCCCTTTCCATCAGCAACGGCATCGCCGAGGTCGTGCTGGACGCGCCGCACAAGCTGAACTCGCTGGATGAGCAGGCGCTGCGGGATTTAGCACAAGCGTACGACGACGCTGCTGCCGCCGCCTCACGCGGTGAGGTGCGGGCGCTGCTGCTGAGGGGAGAGGGCCGGGCCTTCTGCGCGGGCCGGGACATCGCCGAGGTCACCCCGGAGAACGACGACGCCGCCGCGTACCTGGGCGGGCTGGTGGAGCCGCTGTTGAAGAAGATGGCGTCCTTCCCCGCGCCGACGTTCGCGGCGGCGCAGGGAGCGTGCCTGGGCGTGGGGCTGGGACTGCTGCTGGCCACGGACGTGGTGTACGTGGCGGAGAACGCCAAGTTCGGGTCGCCCTTCGCCAAGCTGGGGGCCACGCTGGATTCGGGCGGGCACTGGTACTTCACGGAGCGGCTGGGCATGCACCGGACGCTGGACCTGATCTACACGGCGGACCTAATCTCCGGCGCCGAGGCGGTGGCGCAGGGCATGTTCAGCCGCGCCATGCCTGCGGCCGACCTGCTGGAGTCGACGCGGGCGATTGTCTCGCGGGTTGCTGGCGGCGCCACCGGGGCGTTCGTGGCCTCGAAGGAGCTGGTGGCGCATATCCGTGATCAGCGCCTGGGCCTGTGGCAGGCCATGCAGGAGGAGAACGACGAGCAGGCACGCCTCTGCAAAACCGAGGACTACGCGGAGGGCTTCCGGGCGTTCCAGGAGAAGCGCGAGCCGAAGTTCACGGGATCCCTTAGTTAA
- the paaE gene encoding 1,2-phenylacetyl-CoA epoxidase subunit PaaE, with product MPVVRQTAAEEAEVTGRRRPSFHTLAVKEVRRLTDDAIEVAFHVPAELAGKFDYLPGQYVALRTTLPDESGEPKEIRRSYSICAEPRSFADGTSEIRVAIKKDLGGLFSTWANAELKAGDTLDVMSPMGAFVSKHGRDGVAVDQNVMNSMNHPEDLAGEAGNFVAIAAGSGITPVIAIARTLLAANPDTRFDLIYANKAAMDVMFLEELADLKDKYPQRLAIHHVLSREQRIAPLLSGRIDAEKLQQLLGTALHADDVDEWFLCGPFELVQLCRDTLAERGVKPENVRFELFTSGKPDRPEGQAGRPVIVDESKETYKITFKLDGLQGEVASPTHARESILNAALRVRPDVPFACAGGVCGTCRAKVVTGTVTMDENYALEQDELDKGYVLTCQSHPTSKEVTVDFDV from the coding sequence TGAGGTGACCGGCCGCCGTCGTCCGTCCTTCCACACCCTGGCCGTGAAGGAGGTGCGCCGGCTCACCGATGACGCCATCGAGGTCGCCTTCCACGTACCGGCTGAGCTCGCCGGCAAGTTCGACTACCTGCCCGGCCAGTACGTGGCCCTGCGCACCACGCTGCCGGATGAGAGCGGCGAGCCGAAGGAAATCCGCCGCAGCTACTCCATCTGCGCCGAGCCGCGCAGCTTCGCGGACGGCACCAGCGAGATCCGCGTGGCCATCAAGAAGGACCTGGGCGGGCTGTTCTCCACGTGGGCCAACGCCGAGCTGAAGGCCGGGGACACCCTGGACGTGATGAGCCCCATGGGCGCGTTCGTGTCCAAGCACGGCCGCGACGGCGTGGCCGTGGACCAGAACGTTATGAACTCCATGAACCACCCGGAGGACCTGGCCGGGGAGGCCGGGAACTTCGTGGCCATCGCCGCCGGATCCGGCATCACCCCGGTGATCGCCATCGCCCGGACGCTGCTGGCCGCCAATCCGGACACCCGGTTCGACCTGATCTACGCCAACAAGGCCGCCATGGACGTGATGTTCCTGGAGGAGCTGGCAGACCTGAAGGACAAGTACCCGCAGCGGCTGGCCATCCACCACGTGCTGAGCCGGGAGCAGCGGATCGCGCCGCTGCTCTCCGGCCGGATCGACGCCGAGAAGCTGCAGCAGCTGCTGGGTACCGCCCTGCACGCGGACGATGTGGACGAGTGGTTCCTGTGCGGGCCGTTCGAGCTGGTCCAGCTGTGCCGGGACACCCTGGCCGAGCGCGGGGTGAAGCCGGAGAACGTCCGGTTCGAGCTGTTCACATCGGGCAAGCCGGACCGCCCGGAGGGGCAGGCCGGCCGTCCCGTCATAGTGGACGAGTCCAAGGAGACGTACAAGATCACGTTCAAGCTGGACGGCCTGCAGGGCGAGGTGGCCAGCCCCACCCACGCCCGCGAGTCCATCCTCAACGCGGCGCTGCGGGTCCGCCCGGACGTACCGTTCGCGTGCGCCGGCGGAGTGTGCGGCACCTGCCGGGCCAAGGTGGTCACCGGCACCGTGACCATGGACGAAAACTACGCGCTGGAACAGGATGAGCTGGACAAGGGCTACGTCCTGACCTGCCAGAGCCACCCCACCAGCAAGGAAGTCACGGTCGACTTCGACGTCTAA